One window from the genome of Mumia sp. ZJ1417 encodes:
- a CDS encoding DUF1707 domain-containing protein → MEPTEDPARRMRVSDAEREHVAEILRAAAGDGRIDADELDERLGAAYTARTVADLVPLTADLPDAPPFAQALPVRPAQPAQHVNAVVPAGPARERGVAIMSGFERRGDWLVPQHLTVTAVMGGALIDTRRARFSAPEVVITVNAIMGGAEVVVAPTTRVVMDGIGIMGGFGGPTDDSEVGPNSPTVRVRGVAIWGGVSVRRGTLDER, encoded by the coding sequence ATGGAGCCCACCGAGGACCCGGCACGGCGGATGCGCGTGTCCGACGCCGAACGCGAGCACGTCGCCGAGATCCTGCGCGCGGCCGCCGGCGACGGGCGCATCGACGCCGACGAGCTCGACGAGCGGCTCGGCGCCGCCTACACGGCCCGCACGGTCGCCGACCTCGTCCCGCTGACCGCCGACCTGCCGGATGCGCCGCCCTTCGCGCAGGCCCTCCCGGTCCGCCCCGCGCAGCCGGCGCAGCACGTGAATGCGGTCGTGCCGGCCGGCCCCGCACGCGAACGTGGGGTGGCGATCATGAGCGGCTTCGAGCGGCGCGGGGACTGGCTGGTCCCGCAGCACCTGACCGTCACCGCCGTGATGGGCGGCGCGCTCATCGACACCCGGCGCGCCCGGTTCAGCGCACCCGAGGTCGTCATCACCGTCAACGCGATCATGGGTGGCGCCGAGGTCGTAGTCGCCCCGACGACCCGCGTCGTGATGGACGGCATCGGGATCATGGGCGGCTTCGGTGGTCCGACCGACGACAGCGAGGTCGGGCCGAACTCGCCGACAGTACGGGTCCGCGGGGTCGCGATCTGGGGCGGAGTCTCGGTGCGCCGCGGCACGCTCGACGAGCGTTGA
- a CDS encoding FtsX-like permease family protein — translation MTTLRLWSLLRSRSAGDEDPRRLTAVLAVVAFATSTAVLLVVIAGVQAFWDRAGGADGIRAGLEAPETPYAIQYPLLAGIAALLLLVPLATLGAAAARMAAARRDARLATLRLCGATRSQVTGLTVLDAAAQAAVGALIGLVGYAVLVPAVAQVRFQGRSFGLSELWVGVPVMIGAVAAVLAVAVLSAIASLRRVAITPLGVAQRVTPPGMRAVRVLVMLAVAGALIVAPQLTGGSAGVALAVLVALLLAMFATLNLVGPFVLWIAGRMTAGAARSVPTLLAGRRIADSPKSAWRSVGGVALAAFIAGLTSTFSLLDPTDSGRVDEAAFIADLKTGGLLTLAIAGVLAAVSTGVMQAGRVIEQHAEYRALTLAGTDPRTLDRARMRETLVPLTVSVGLATVCVLLVMVPIVGTQPVAQPSVVIQYLLCVAVATTLVLAGAASSRRVARVVI, via the coding sequence ATGACGACGCTGCGCCTGTGGTCGCTGCTTCGTTCCCGGAGTGCAGGCGATGAGGATCCGCGCCGCCTCACCGCGGTGCTGGCCGTCGTCGCCTTCGCCACGTCGACCGCCGTCCTGCTGGTCGTCATCGCGGGGGTCCAAGCGTTCTGGGACCGAGCCGGTGGAGCCGACGGGATCCGGGCCGGGCTCGAGGCCCCCGAGACCCCCTACGCGATCCAGTACCCGCTCCTCGCCGGCATCGCGGCGCTCCTCCTGCTCGTCCCGCTCGCCACCCTCGGCGCGGCAGCCGCCCGGATGGCGGCGGCACGACGCGACGCGCGCCTCGCGACGCTGCGACTGTGCGGCGCGACCCGCAGCCAGGTCACCGGGTTGACCGTCCTCGACGCCGCGGCCCAGGCGGCGGTGGGTGCCCTGATCGGTCTCGTCGGGTACGCGGTGCTGGTGCCGGCGGTCGCACAAGTGCGCTTCCAAGGGCGGAGCTTCGGACTGTCCGAGCTCTGGGTCGGTGTGCCGGTCATGATCGGCGCGGTCGCGGCCGTCCTCGCCGTGGCGGTGCTCTCGGCGATCGCGAGCCTGCGTCGGGTGGCGATCACCCCGCTCGGCGTCGCCCAGCGCGTCACGCCGCCGGGCATGCGAGCGGTGCGGGTCCTCGTGATGCTCGCCGTCGCCGGCGCCCTCATCGTCGCGCCGCAGCTCACCGGCGGCTCGGCCGGAGTCGCGCTCGCGGTGCTCGTGGCGCTGCTGCTCGCGATGTTCGCGACGCTCAACCTCGTCGGCCCCTTCGTCCTCTGGATCGCCGGGCGCATGACGGCGGGCGCGGCGCGCTCCGTACCGACCCTGCTCGCCGGACGGCGGATCGCGGACTCCCCCAAGTCGGCGTGGCGCTCGGTCGGCGGCGTCGCTCTCGCGGCCTTCATCGCCGGCCTGACGAGCACGTTCTCGCTGCTCGACCCGACCGACAGCGGGCGGGTCGACGAGGCGGCATTCATCGCCGACCTCAAGACGGGCGGCCTTCTGACGCTCGCGATCGCGGGTGTCCTCGCCGCAGTGTCGACCGGGGTGATGCAGGCGGGTCGCGTGATCGAGCAGCACGCCGAGTACCGCGCACTGACCCTCGCCGGCACCGACCCTCGCACGCTCGACCGCGCACGGATGCGCGAGACCCTCGTCCCGCTCACGGTCAGTGTCGGGCTGGCGACGGTCTGTGTGCTCCTCGTGATGGTCCCGATCGTCGGGACACAGCCGGTGGCGCAGCCGTCGGTGGTCATCCAGTACCTGCTGTGCGTGGCGGTCGCAACCACCCTCGTCCTCGCCGGCGCGGCCAGCTCCCGCCGAGTTGCCCGCGTGGTGATCTGA
- a CDS encoding formylglycine-generating enzyme family protein, whose amino-acid sequence MPTRPAKPIDAGMVLVGPDLLLQGSEDFYPEEQPVREVTVPAFRIDPCAVTNAQFRRFVKATGHVTVAERAPDLREFPGADPAALVPGSLVFTPTEGPVPLDDWQRWWRWQPGADWRHPEGPGSTLDGREKHPVVHVAYEDAVAYVHWAGKRLPTEEEWELAARGGLVGARYAWGDEFMPKGRVMANTWHGEFPWRNDLPKKRGMTQPVGSYPPNGYGLFDMTGNTWEWTGTPWSQTHEGEVAPPSCCAPAAPLDEGTRMVTKGGSHLCAPSYCHRYRPAARQGHGVRSSTGHVGFRCAADA is encoded by the coding sequence ATGCCGACACGCCCCGCGAAGCCGATCGACGCGGGCATGGTCCTTGTCGGGCCCGACCTCCTCCTCCAGGGCAGCGAAGACTTCTACCCCGAGGAGCAGCCGGTCCGCGAGGTGACCGTCCCGGCGTTCCGCATCGACCCTTGTGCGGTGACCAACGCGCAGTTCCGCCGTTTCGTCAAGGCCACCGGCCACGTCACGGTCGCCGAGCGGGCCCCTGACCTGCGTGAGTTCCCCGGGGCCGACCCGGCCGCGCTGGTGCCCGGATCCTTGGTCTTCACCCCGACCGAGGGCCCCGTCCCGCTCGACGACTGGCAGCGCTGGTGGCGCTGGCAGCCCGGCGCCGACTGGCGCCATCCGGAGGGTCCCGGCAGCACGCTCGACGGCCGCGAGAAGCACCCCGTCGTCCACGTCGCGTACGAGGACGCCGTCGCGTACGTCCACTGGGCCGGCAAACGGCTGCCGACCGAGGAGGAGTGGGAGCTCGCGGCCCGCGGCGGGTTGGTCGGCGCCCGCTACGCGTGGGGCGACGAGTTCATGCCGAAGGGCCGCGTCATGGCCAACACCTGGCACGGCGAGTTCCCGTGGCGCAACGACCTCCCGAAGAAGCGCGGGATGACCCAGCCGGTCGGGAGCTACCCTCCGAACGGCTACGGCCTGTTCGACATGACCGGCAACACGTGGGAGTGGACGGGCACGCCGTGGTCGCAGACCCACGAGGGCGAGGTCGCGCCGCCGTCGTGCTGCGCGCCGGCAGCTCCGCTCGACGAGGGCACGCGCATGGTCACGAAGGGCGGGTCGCACCTGTGCGCGCCGTCGTACTGCCACCGTTACCGACCAGCCGCGCGCCAGGGTCACGGCGTACGGAGCTCGACAGGACACGTCGGCTTCCGCTGCGCGGCCGACGCCTGA
- a CDS encoding PhoX family phosphatase — protein MPPLLPFLSPSSGSPCASGRAALTCRMRCGDACAHDAPNTSDNAYFGDVATAMSRRGLLRAGAVVGVGAAAAGLSLGTAAPAAATPSVSAGAGTKSSGHGGASGKGLDFVPVDPNTLDQVTVPPGYAQAVVMAWGDPLFKGVPAFDVDRQNAAAQRKQFGFNNDFLGLLPLGRGQHLMVVNHEYTSEQMMHRGYDAANPTREQVEIGWAAHGLSVVVVEEERGTGALRPVLGHRLNRRFHTQTAFELTGPVAGHPLVRTKADPRGRTALGTLNNCGGGLTPWGTWLTAEENVNQYFANGATVTDPVTLARLKRYGAAGGATERKWERFDDRFDVAKEPNEINRFGWVVEVDPYDPTSTPKKRTALGRFKHEAAEPRITDDGRVAMYMGDDERFDYLYKFVSSGTVARGDNDSARRRNRDVLDSGTLYVARFLGNSSQAEIDGTGALPSDGAFDGVGVWVPLVSGTTSYVKGMTAEEVLLFTRQAADLVGATKMDRPEDVQPSPRTGKVYVALTNNSNRGAAGQAVADEVNPRHANKHGHVLELTEHDDDAAATSFSWNLLLVCGDPKDPTTYWGGFDARRVSPISCPDNVAFDPHGNLWISTDGNALGSHDGLFAVPLDGDRRGQVKQFLTVPVGAETCGPWIDEDRVMVCVQHPGEKDGASVDAPASRWPDGPGSVPRPAVVAAWRTRR, from the coding sequence GTGCCCCCACTGCTGCCGTTCCTCAGCCCGTCCTCCGGCTCGCCATGCGCGTCGGGGCGCGCCGCCCTCACCTGCCGCATGCGCTGCGGCGACGCGTGCGCCCACGACGCACCCAACACGTCCGACAACGCGTACTTCGGTGACGTCGCCACCGCGATGTCGCGCCGCGGCCTGCTGCGCGCCGGGGCGGTCGTCGGTGTCGGCGCTGCCGCCGCCGGCCTCTCGCTCGGCACCGCGGCACCTGCTGCCGCCACGCCGTCCGTCTCCGCAGGAGCCGGCACGAAGAGCTCCGGCCACGGCGGCGCGAGCGGCAAGGGCCTCGACTTCGTACCGGTCGACCCGAACACGCTCGACCAGGTCACCGTCCCGCCGGGCTACGCGCAGGCGGTGGTGATGGCGTGGGGCGACCCGCTCTTCAAGGGCGTCCCCGCCTTCGACGTCGACCGCCAGAACGCGGCCGCGCAACGCAAGCAGTTCGGCTTCAACAACGACTTCCTGGGGCTGCTCCCCCTCGGCCGCGGCCAGCACCTCATGGTCGTGAACCACGAGTACACCAGCGAGCAGATGATGCACCGCGGGTACGACGCCGCCAACCCGACGCGCGAGCAGGTCGAGATCGGCTGGGCGGCGCACGGGCTGAGCGTCGTCGTCGTCGAGGAGGAGCGCGGTACGGGCGCGCTCAGGCCGGTGCTCGGCCACCGCCTCAACCGCCGGTTCCACACCCAGACCGCGTTCGAGCTGACCGGTCCCGTCGCGGGCCACCCGCTCGTACGGACAAAGGCCGACCCGCGGGGGCGTACGGCCCTCGGCACGCTCAACAACTGCGGCGGCGGCCTCACCCCGTGGGGAACGTGGCTCACGGCCGAGGAGAACGTCAACCAGTACTTCGCGAACGGCGCGACCGTCACCGACCCCGTCACGCTCGCCCGCCTCAAGCGGTACGGGGCCGCGGGCGGCGCGACGGAGCGCAAGTGGGAGCGGTTCGACGACCGCTTCGACGTGGCCAAGGAGCCGAACGAGATCAACCGGTTCGGCTGGGTCGTCGAGGTCGACCCGTACGACCCGACGTCGACGCCGAAGAAGCGCACCGCTCTCGGCCGCTTCAAGCACGAGGCCGCCGAGCCGCGGATCACCGACGACGGCCGCGTCGCGATGTACATGGGTGACGACGAGCGTTTCGACTACCTCTACAAGTTCGTCTCCTCCGGCACGGTGGCGCGCGGCGACAACGACTCCGCGCGCCGCCGCAACCGCGACGTTCTCGACAGCGGCACGCTCTACGTCGCGCGCTTCCTCGGCAACTCCTCTCAGGCCGAGATCGACGGCACGGGCGCGCTGCCGAGCGACGGCGCGTTCGACGGCGTGGGCGTCTGGGTGCCACTGGTCAGCGGGACGACCTCGTACGTCAAGGGCATGACCGCCGAGGAGGTCCTGCTGTTCACGCGCCAGGCCGCCGACCTCGTCGGGGCCACCAAGATGGACCGCCCCGAGGACGTCCAGCCCAGCCCCCGTACGGGCAAGGTGTACGTCGCGCTGACCAACAACAGCAACCGTGGCGCGGCCGGCCAGGCGGTCGCCGACGAGGTCAACCCGCGCCACGCCAACAAGCACGGACACGTCCTCGAGCTCACCGAGCACGACGACGACGCAGCGGCGACCTCGTTCAGCTGGAACCTGCTGCTCGTGTGCGGCGACCCGAAGGACCCGACCACCTACTGGGGCGGCTTCGACGCGCGGCGCGTTTCACCGATCTCGTGCCCAGACAACGTCGCGTTCGACCCGCACGGCAACCTGTGGATCTCCACCGACGGCAACGCCCTCGGCTCGCACGACGGGCTGTTCGCAGTGCCGCTCGACGGCGATCGCCGCGGCCAGGTCAAGCAGTTCCTCACGGTGCCGGTCGGCGCGGAGACGTGCGGCCCGTGGATCGACGAGGACCGGGTGATGGTGTGCGTGCAGCACCCGGGCGAGAAGGACGGCGCGAGCGTCGATGCTCCGGCGTCGCGGTGGCCGGACGGTCCGGGCTCGGTGCCGCGTCCTGCCGTCGTCGCCGCGTGGCGCACCCGCCGCTGA
- a CDS encoding helix-turn-helix transcriptional regulator, with protein sequence MARAATTSDVFNAIAEPRRREILVLLRTGERPVTELAEELGMTQPGASKHLRVLREVGLVRDRKAGKQRLYGLDARGLRPVHEWAGGFEQFWNESFDRLDAYVQDLTRHDKEID encoded by the coding sequence ATGGCACGGGCAGCAACGACGTCGGACGTCTTCAACGCGATCGCCGAGCCGCGGCGCCGGGAGATCTTGGTGCTGCTGCGGACAGGCGAGCGGCCGGTGACCGAGCTGGCCGAGGAGCTGGGGATGACGCAGCCAGGGGCGTCCAAGCACCTCCGGGTGCTTCGGGAGGTCGGGCTGGTGCGAGACCGCAAGGCAGGCAAGCAGCGTCTGTACGGCCTTGACGCCCGCGGGCTGCGCCCGGTCCACGAGTGGGCCGGCGGGTTCGAGCAGTTCTGGAACGAGAGCTTCGACCGCCTGGACGCCTACGTGCAGGACCTCACACGACACGACAAGGAGATCGACTGA
- a CDS encoding sensor histidine kinase — MSAAGAIRTALLRTVFLLIGAALFLAFGLLGLSVAAVGRTTAHVFVGVVGVVLVVALLVAVSLFPGVRDVEVAAARILLDPDGELVEEPAEPRRHRWRTTWFVLAHVLLGGLTGTALVVGIPLAASELPWYAAVGAVVGILAAVAALGILLARLAVVCLGPTDTDRLAVAEQRIRREHGQRMLARDLHDGIGHALSVISLQAVAGRRVVDRDPEHAAESLEIIARTARDALDELDHALGVLRDEPTARLPEQRLTDVPALVASYVSAGADVRADLAEPAGIAPLVSREAYRIVQEALTNAHKHGDGTAIVLTTHLGPALVVEVRNGIGARATSRGQRSGHGLAGLRERVALLGGKLEVGTVDATTWVLLARVPLGIDREPRP; from the coding sequence ATGAGCGCAGCCGGTGCGATCAGGACGGCGCTGCTCCGTACGGTCTTCCTCCTCATCGGCGCAGCGCTGTTCCTGGCGTTCGGCCTGCTCGGTCTCAGCGTCGCCGCCGTGGGGCGCACCACCGCCCACGTGTTCGTGGGCGTGGTCGGCGTCGTCCTCGTGGTCGCGCTGCTCGTCGCGGTGTCGCTGTTCCCCGGCGTGCGCGACGTCGAGGTCGCGGCGGCCCGCATCCTGCTCGACCCCGACGGCGAGCTGGTCGAGGAGCCGGCCGAGCCGCGGCGCCACCGCTGGCGGACGACCTGGTTCGTGCTCGCCCACGTGCTCCTGGGCGGGCTGACCGGCACGGCACTGGTCGTTGGCATCCCGCTCGCCGCGAGCGAGCTTCCCTGGTACGCGGCGGTGGGTGCGGTGGTCGGGATCCTCGCCGCCGTCGCCGCGCTCGGGATCCTCCTCGCCAGGCTCGCCGTCGTCTGCCTCGGCCCGACCGACACCGATCGGCTTGCCGTCGCCGAGCAGCGCATCCGCCGCGAGCACGGTCAGCGCATGCTGGCGCGCGACCTTCACGACGGCATCGGCCACGCGCTGAGCGTGATCTCGCTGCAGGCCGTCGCGGGACGCCGCGTCGTCGACCGCGATCCCGAGCACGCCGCCGAGTCGTTGGAGATCATCGCGCGGACCGCTCGTGACGCCCTCGACGAGCTCGACCACGCGCTGGGCGTGCTGCGCGACGAACCCACCGCCCGCCTTCCCGAGCAGCGGCTCACCGACGTGCCGGCGCTCGTGGCGTCGTACGTGTCCGCGGGCGCGGACGTCCGTGCCGACCTCGCCGAGCCCGCCGGGATCGCGCCGCTCGTCTCGCGCGAGGCATACCGGATCGTGCAAGAGGCGCTCACGAACGCGCACAAGCACGGCGACGGCACGGCGATCGTGCTCACGACGCACCTCGGACCCGCCCTCGTCGTGGAGGTCCGCAACGGGATCGGGGCCCGCGCCACTTCTCGCGGGCAACGCTCCGGCCACGGGCTCGCCGGGTTGCGCGAGCGCGTGGCGCTGCTCGGAGGCAAGCTCGAGGTCGGTACGGTCGACGCGACGACGTGGGTGCTCCTCGCCCGCGTCCCGCTCGGGATCGACAGGGAGCCACGACCATGA
- a CDS encoding dihydrofolate reductase family protein, with protein MAGTAFFSVSMSLDGFIAPESSDELMGKQWRELQQWVFPQRFFRENLLLGEGGEEGRDNDILRETFARTGASVMGKRMFDAGEAMWPEQAPFHTSVFVVTHEKREPWQRPGGTTFHFVNDGIESALDQAREAAGDRDVRIAGGGETILEYVNAGLVDEFSIALSPVLFGCGVRLFDGVDADRVALEQVRAESSRNVTHLTYAVRQR; from the coding sequence ATGGCCGGGACGGCGTTCTTCAGCGTGTCGATGTCGCTGGACGGCTTCATCGCGCCCGAGTCCTCGGACGAGCTCATGGGGAAGCAGTGGAGGGAGCTGCAGCAGTGGGTGTTCCCGCAGCGGTTCTTCCGGGAGAACCTGTTGCTCGGCGAGGGCGGCGAGGAGGGGCGCGACAACGACATCCTGCGAGAGACGTTCGCTCGCACCGGCGCGAGCGTCATGGGCAAGCGCATGTTCGACGCCGGCGAGGCGATGTGGCCGGAGCAGGCGCCGTTCCACACGTCGGTCTTCGTCGTGACGCACGAGAAGCGTGAGCCCTGGCAGCGGCCGGGCGGGACCACCTTCCACTTCGTCAACGACGGCATCGAGTCCGCGCTCGACCAGGCCCGCGAGGCCGCCGGCGACCGCGACGTCCGCATCGCAGGCGGCGGCGAGACGATCCTCGAGTATGTGAACGCGGGCCTGGTCGACGAGTTCTCGATCGCGCTGTCGCCCGTGCTGTTCGGGTGCGGGGTCCGCCTGTTCGACGGCGTCGACGCCGACCGCGTCGCTCTGGAGCAGGTTCGCGCGGAGTCGTCGCGGAACGTGACCCACCTGACCTACGCCGTCCGGCAGCGTTAG
- a CDS encoding ABC-F family ATP-binding cassette domain-containing protein: MSSSAHPPAASLAAATSRALVARGITVAYGLRTVLDRVALTASPGERLGLVGENGAGKSTLLRVLAGIQAPDDGTVTRPAHVTYLGQVPDLPDDGTIRDAADAALADFRTLETRMRALEHAMTDGDEAVLEEYGDVLDEYERRDGWSADARAARALAGLGLGDVPSDRRLSTLSGGQRSRLALALALVVSADLMLLDEPTNHLDDAAVDYLERALAEQHGAVVVVSHDRALLDATCTGILDLDPTLHVAPDGTTSTGSARYTGDYTAYLDAKASARLRWAQARDAWETAYAEAKAVVTNGSRQVGHQGYRAPRDNDKFIGHFLGERKDAAVSRRVRDAENRLARLADHPVQPPPEKRAFTGLVDAAPADGVLVSVRDVVVAGRLRLDALDVTADSRLLVVGPNGAGKSTLLGVLAGVLEPDSGTVRRQRRLRVGYLPQEDAYADPGASALAAFAAGRDAPAEQWRDALRETGLLHPRDLDKPVADLSIGQQRRLSLARVVSEHPQLLLLDEPTNHLSVALVEELQEALAASRVPVVLVTHDRWWRREWDGATLAL, encoded by the coding sequence GTGTCTTCTTCTGCTCATCCCCCCGCCGCTTCGCTCGCCGCCGCGACCAGCCGCGCGCTCGTCGCCCGCGGCATCACCGTCGCGTACGGGCTGCGCACCGTCCTCGACCGCGTCGCCCTGACCGCGTCTCCCGGTGAGCGCCTCGGGCTCGTCGGCGAGAACGGCGCCGGCAAGTCGACGCTGCTGCGTGTGCTCGCCGGGATCCAGGCGCCCGACGACGGCACGGTCACGCGTCCCGCGCATGTGACATACCTCGGCCAGGTCCCCGACCTCCCCGACGACGGCACGATCCGCGATGCGGCCGACGCCGCGCTCGCCGACTTCCGCACTCTCGAGACGCGGATGCGCGCGCTCGAGCACGCGATGACCGACGGTGACGAGGCGGTGCTCGAGGAGTACGGCGACGTCCTCGACGAGTACGAGCGGCGCGACGGCTGGTCGGCGGACGCGCGGGCAGCACGCGCCCTCGCCGGACTCGGGCTCGGCGACGTCCCTTCGGACCGACGACTCTCGACCCTCTCGGGCGGGCAACGCTCGCGGCTCGCGCTCGCGCTGGCGCTGGTCGTGTCGGCGGACCTGATGCTTCTCGACGAGCCGACGAACCACCTCGACGACGCGGCGGTGGACTACCTGGAGCGCGCGCTCGCCGAGCAGCACGGCGCGGTCGTCGTGGTCTCGCACGACCGTGCCCTCCTCGACGCGACCTGCACCGGCATCCTCGACCTCGACCCGACCCTCCACGTCGCGCCGGACGGCACCACGTCGACGGGATCGGCCCGCTACACCGGCGACTACACGGCGTACCTCGACGCGAAGGCGTCCGCCCGCCTGCGTTGGGCGCAGGCGCGCGACGCGTGGGAGACCGCGTACGCGGAGGCGAAGGCGGTCGTGACCAACGGCAGCCGGCAGGTCGGGCACCAGGGCTACCGTGCGCCGCGCGACAACGACAAGTTCATCGGCCACTTCCTCGGCGAGCGCAAGGACGCCGCGGTGTCGAGGCGGGTCCGCGATGCCGAGAACCGGCTCGCGCGGCTCGCGGACCACCCGGTTCAACCGCCGCCGGAGAAGCGGGCGTTCACCGGACTCGTCGACGCCGCACCCGCCGACGGCGTGCTCGTCTCCGTCCGCGACGTCGTGGTGGCCGGACGCCTGCGTCTCGACGCGCTCGACGTCACCGCGGACAGCCGGCTGCTGGTCGTCGGTCCCAACGGCGCAGGAAAGTCCACGCTGCTCGGTGTCCTCGCCGGCGTCCTCGAGCCCGACTCCGGGACCGTACGACGGCAGCGTCGGCTGCGGGTCGGCTACCTCCCGCAGGAGGACGCGTATGCGGATCCGGGCGCGAGCGCGCTCGCTGCCTTCGCCGCCGGCCGCGACGCGCCGGCCGAGCAGTGGCGCGACGCGCTGCGCGAGACCGGCCTGCTGCACCCCCGCGACCTCGACAAGCCGGTGGCGGACCTGTCGATCGGACAGCAACGACGGCTGTCCCTCGCGCGGGTCGTCAGCGAGCACCCGCAGCTCCTGCTCCTCGACGAGCCGACCAACCACCTGTCGGTCGCGCTCGTCGAGGAGCTCCAGGAGGCGCTCGCCGCGTCGCGCGTCCCGGTCGTGCTGGTCACCCACGACCGCTGGTGGCGTCGGGAGTGGGACGGCGCGACGCTCGCGCTCTGA
- a CDS encoding ABC transporter ATP-binding protein, with protein MNAPLVARDLVQTYGEGPTTAHALAGVDLAVAPGESVAIMGPSGSGKTTLLHCLAGVIRPTSGSVTWQGSDLAALSDRRRTALRRTDFGFVFQSGQLLPELPAVENAALPLMLAGTSRVEATRVAAAWLGHLGLGGMEKRRPGELSGGQAQRVAIARALAGAPGVVFADEPTGALDQATGAEVLSVLTSATRSTGAALVVVTHDAGVARHCARTITMRDGRVTGEYVAEATR; from the coding sequence ATGAACGCACCGCTCGTCGCTCGCGACCTCGTCCAGACCTACGGCGAAGGCCCCACCACCGCCCACGCCCTCGCCGGCGTCGATCTCGCCGTCGCCCCCGGCGAGTCCGTCGCCATCATGGGCCCCAGCGGCTCCGGCAAGACCACTCTGCTGCACTGCCTCGCCGGGGTGATCCGCCCGACCTCAGGATCGGTCACGTGGCAGGGCAGCGACCTCGCGGCACTGTCCGACCGTCGTCGTACGGCGCTGCGGCGTACGGACTTCGGCTTCGTGTTCCAGTCCGGCCAGCTCCTCCCCGAGCTGCCCGCGGTCGAGAACGCCGCGCTCCCGCTGATGCTCGCCGGGACGTCTCGCGTCGAGGCCACCCGGGTCGCCGCAGCATGGCTCGGCCATCTCGGGCTGGGCGGAATGGAGAAGCGCCGACCGGGGGAGCTCTCGGGAGGTCAGGCACAGCGTGTCGCGATCGCACGAGCCCTCGCGGGCGCGCCCGGTGTCGTGTTCGCCGACGAGCCGACCGGGGCGCTCGACCAGGCGACGGGCGCAGAGGTGCTCTCGGTCCTCACGTCGGCGACCCGCAGCACCGGCGCCGCGCTCGTCGTCGTGACCCACGACGCCGGGGTCGCACGCCACTGCGCGCGCACGATCACGATGCGCGACGGACGAGTCACCGGCGAGTACGTCGCGGAGGCGACACGATGA
- a CDS encoding SRPBCC family protein, giving the protein MSTTGQGTPPTSTAADREIVISRVINAPRELVFEAFTEVRHLSQWWGPEGFTTTTRSFEFCVGGEWDFVMHGPDGTDYQEWITWTGIVPSERIAMLHGESRDDPNAFESVLTFEPDGAATRIEMRTVFPTAELRAEAVEKFHAIEGGQQTLGNLAAYVAEIARSGEEG; this is encoded by the coding sequence ATGAGCACGACAGGACAAGGAACGCCGCCGACGTCGACGGCAGCCGACCGCGAGATCGTCATCTCACGGGTCATCAACGCCCCGCGGGAGCTGGTGTTCGAGGCGTTCACCGAGGTGCGGCACCTGTCGCAGTGGTGGGGACCGGAGGGGTTCACCACCACGACACGGTCGTTCGAGTTCTGCGTCGGCGGAGAGTGGGACTTCGTGATGCACGGACCGGACGGGACGGACTACCAGGAGTGGATCACGTGGACCGGGATCGTCCCGTCGGAGCGGATCGCGATGCTGCACGGTGAGTCCCGCGACGACCCGAACGCCTTCGAGTCGGTCCTGACGTTCGAGCCGGACGGGGCGGCGACCCGCATCGAGATGCGCACGGTGTTCCCCACCGCGGAGCTGCGCGCCGAGGCCGTCGAGAAGTTCCACGCGATCGAGGGCGGCCAGCAGACTCTGGGCAACCTGGCTGCCTACGTCGCCGAGATCGCTCGGTCGGGAGAGGAAGGCTGA
- a CDS encoding GAP family protein translates to MTLSLAGFLLVMALVDGTSIGTLVIPIWLVLVTRRGELGRVLAYLLTIAAFYLVLGLALAAGAYAVGPAIVDALDSVVGDVVVIAAGALLVWLSYRVDPKAKAKRGEDPESTARRWHERIAAALGTRRGIVVLALAAGAVEAASMLPYLAAIGALTAADLGAATTIATLVVYCLVMITPALVILALRIVAARWVDAPLRRFGTWAERGAGSATAWLLGIIGVLLILNGVGALVSR, encoded by the coding sequence GTGACGCTCTCACTCGCGGGTTTCCTCCTGGTGATGGCGCTGGTCGACGGCACCAGCATCGGGACCCTCGTCATCCCCATCTGGCTCGTGCTGGTGACCCGGCGGGGCGAGCTCGGGCGGGTCCTGGCCTACCTCCTCACCATCGCCGCCTTCTACCTCGTCCTCGGGCTCGCACTCGCCGCGGGCGCGTATGCCGTCGGGCCGGCGATCGTCGACGCGCTCGACTCCGTCGTGGGCGATGTGGTGGTGATCGCGGCGGGTGCTCTGCTGGTCTGGCTCAGCTATCGGGTCGATCCGAAGGCCAAGGCGAAGCGCGGCGAGGATCCAGAGTCGACCGCTCGTCGCTGGCACGAGCGCATCGCCGCGGCTCTGGGCACCCGCCGCGGCATCGTCGTCCTTGCTCTTGCCGCCGGTGCGGTCGAGGCCGCAAGCATGCTCCCCTACCTCGCGGCGATCGGCGCACTCACGGCCGCCGACCTGGGCGCGGCCACGACGATCGCGACGCTCGTCGTGTACTGCCTCGTGATGATCACGCCCGCACTCGTCATCCTCGCGCTCCGGATCGTGGCGGCGCGCTGGGTCGACGCGCCGCTGCGTCGCTTCGGCACGTGGGCCGAGCGTGGTGCGGGCTCGGCGACGGCGTGGCTCCTCGGCATCATCGGCGTGCTCCTGATCCTGAACGGGGTCGGTGCGCTCGTCTCGCGCTGA